A window of Variovorax sp. HW608 genomic DNA:
CGAGTACAGCAGCAGTTGCGTGGAGCCGGTGCGCGCGCCGACGATCAGGTCGGTGCCCGACACCGAGGACGCGAAGTTCTCGCGCATCTCGGTGCGGATGCGCTCGACGCCCAGCAGCAGGAAGGTCGACAGCGCGATCGACAGCACGGTCAGCGCGAGCGTGAAGCGGCGGTTCCACGCGCTGCGCCAGGCGATGGCGAAGAGAGCGGTCATGCAGGTTCCCCGCTTGCTGCGCGATTGATCTCCGGCAGCAGGATGTGGCGCGCGAAGCGTTCGGCGATCCGCTGGTCGTGGCTCACGAAGACGAGTGCGCTGTGGTTCTCCCTGCAGGCCGAGAGCAGGACGTCCAGAAAGGCTTCTCGCCGGTCCTCATCGAGCGCCGAGGTCGGCTCGTCGGCGATCACGAGTTCGGGGTGGCCGATCAAGGCGCGCGCGGCCGCCACGCGCTGCTGCTGGCCGACCGACAGCTGCAGGGCCTGCCGCCACCACAGGCTGGAATCCAGCCCCATCTGTTCGAGCAGGTGCTCGGCCTGCGCCTGCGCGGAACCATCATCGCGCGTCGCCCGCGCCATGCGCCGCGCCGAGAAGCGGCACGGCAGCAGCACGTTGTCCAGCACGCTCAGATAGGGCAGCAGGTTGAACTGCTGGAAGATGTAGCCCACATGCGCGACACGGAGCCGGTCGCGACCCGCGCCCGAAAGCGAAGCCCAGTCGTGCCCCAGCAGCGTGGTGCGTCCGCCCTGGGCGACCAGCACGCCCGCCAGCAGCGACAGCAGCGTGCTCTTGCCGCATCCGCTCGGGCCGTGCAGGAACACGGCCTCGCCGGCGGCGATGTCGAGCCGCTCGATGTCGATGCACGGCGCCTTCGCGCCCGGCCACTGGAATCGCAGCGCTGCAGCCGAAAGAACGGAACTCACGACCGGGTCACTTGCTCCACGCGAGCCGTTCGCCGGGCCGCTTCAGCGAGCGCTTGAACTGGCCTTGCGGCGATGCGATCTGCGCCTCGATCTGGCGTGGGCCCTTGAACGCGCTGAACAGGCCGATGTCGATGAACTTCGCTGCTGCCGCATTGGTGCAGTTGAAGGCGAAGGTGCCGTCGAGATCGGCATGGCCTTCGGACGATTCGCCCTCGGCCTTGCCGAGGCCCAGCGCGGGCGAACGCAGCGTGACCGGGCCGAGCTTGCAATTGGCGACGGGGTCGATCCGGAAGATCTGGTCCGCCGCGCGCAACTGCGCGACGACGGCTTCCGCGATCTTCGTTTCGGCGTCGGTGCGCGGCGCGCGTTCGAAGCCGGTGAAGTTGTCGAGGGGCGATTCCATCTCGATCACCACCGTGGGGCCTTCGACGACGACGTCGAGCTTGATCTGCCCATGCACGTGCGCGTGCTGGGCCTGCGCGAGGGCGGCGAGCGGTGTGGCGATGACGACTGCGGTCAGTAGGAGCGAAACGAGCGGCTGGCTCATCGGTTTCATGGTTCTGCGCCTTGCCGGGTCGGCAGCCCCGGCGTGTTGCTCCACTCGCTCCAGCTGCCGGCGTAGAGCGCGGACGGGCCCAGTCCCGCGACCTGCATCGCGAGGAGGTTGGGCACCGCGCTCACGCCGCTGCCGCATTGATGGACGACCGTGGACGGATCCCGGCCCGCCAGCAAGGTTTCGAATTCGGCACGCAACTGCGCGGCCGGCTTGAACTTCCCGTCGGGACCGAGGTTCTCGGAAAAAGGCCGGTTCAGGGCCCCGGGGATGTGACCGGCGATCGGGTCCAGTGGTTCCACCTCGCCGCGATAGCGCTGCGCTGCGCGCGCGTCGATCAGCGTCTGGTCAGATTGCGCCAGTCGCGCGGCCACCGTCTTCGTGTCGACGAGTCGCATCAGCGGTTGGCCGGTGACGAAGTTCGACTGGAAATGCGAAGGCTCCTCGCGGTCCGTGACGGCGCCGCCCGCCGCCTGCCAGGCCGAGAGGCCGCCGTCGAGCACGGCCACCGCCTCATGCCCCATCCACTTGAGCATCCACCAGAGGCGGCCGCAGTAGTTGGCGCCGTTGCGGTCGTAGACCACGGCCTGCATGTCGTTCGCCAAGCCGACGCCGGACAGCCACCCCGCGAATTTCTCGCGGCTGGGCAGCGGATGGCGGCCGCCCGATGCGGGCGGGCCTTCGTCCTTCGCGACCACGACACCGTGCGCGCCGGCCACGCCGTGCCTGGCGCTCAGCGCCGTGTCGAGGTTGGCGTACACCGCGCCCGGGATGTGCGCGGCGCGGTACTGCTGCGCACCGGCTTCGGGTTTCATGAGGTCGAAGGTGCAGTCGAACACCATCAACCGTGCCTCGCGGGTCGTCAGGGCCTGGAGCTGCTCGGCGGAAATCAGGGTGGTGTACATGTCAAATCCTTCAATGTTCCTCGGCCGGCGCCTTCGGCAGCGAGCGTTGCCGCAGCACCGTCGCCGCGATGCCGCTCGCCACGATGAGCGCCATGCCGAGCCAGCCGGTCGCATCGATGCGATCGCCGAACAGCAGCACGCTGTACATCGCGGCGAACACGATGCCCGAGTACTGGAGATTCGCGACCACGAGCGTACCGCTTTCGGTCTTCGCGGTGGCATATGCGCGCGTCATGCAGAGCTGGCCGAGCGCGGCCAGCACGCCGACCGGCAGCAGCCAGAAGGCATGCGCCAGGGTCCAATCGCCGAATGGCGTGGAAGGGCCCAGCAGCGTACCGAGCCCGCCCGCGACGGCCGAACCGACGGCGAAGTAGAAGACCGTGCGTGATTCGGGCTCGCCGATGCGCGACAGGGCGACCACCTGCATGTAGGCGAACGCGGCCGTCAGGCCCGACAGCAGGCCCAGCATGCCGGCGAAGCCCTGGCTGCCTTCGACGGAAGGCTTGAGCATCAGCACCACCCCGCCGAAGCCCGCGAGCACGGTGAGCACCAGCGGCCCCTGCAGCGGCGGCTTCGGCGCGCGGCCGTCGCGGCCCGGCACCGGCACCCACGCCAGCAAGGCGCCGCCGACCAGGAAGGCCGCGATCCAGACGCTGCTCATGTAGTTGAGCGTCACCGCGGTGGCGAGCGGCATGTGCGCGATCGCATAGAACCACGCGCCGAGCGACACCACGCCGATCAGGCTGCGCCACGCGTGCATGCCGGGGTAGCGCGTGGCCAGCGTGACGCCGCGCTGGCGCGCCAGGACCCACAGGAAGACGATGCCGATCAGGCCGCGGTAGAAGACCAGTTCAGCAGAGGAGAACCAGGCCGAGGCGATCTTCACGCACACGCCCATGGTGGCGAAGATCAGTGCGCCCAGCACCATCCATAGTGCCTGCATCCCGGGGTCTTAGGCCTTCATCTCGCGGCGGTACCACTCGTGGAACTGCTGCATGCCGTCTTCCATCGGGCTCTGGTAGGGGCCGCTCTCGTCGTCGCCGCGCTGCATGAGCGCGCGGCGGCCGGCGTCCATGCGTTCGGCGATCTCGTCGTCCTCGACGCAGGTTTCCATGTACGCGGCCTGCTGCGCTTCGACGAACTCGCGCTCGAAGGCGACGATTTCCTCGGGATAGAAGAACTCGACCATGTTGAGCGTCTTCTGCGGCCCGATCGGGTGCAGCGTGGACACCGTGAGCACGTGCGGATACCACTCCACCATGACGTTCGGGTAGTAGGTGAGCCAGATCGCACCGTACTTCGGCGGCTTGCCTTCGCGGTACTTCAGCAGTTGCTCCTGCCAGCGCTGGTAGACCGGGCTGCCGGCGCGGCCGAGCCGGTTGGCCACGCCGACCGTCTGCACGGAATGGTGCCTGCCGAATTCCCAGCGCAGGTCGTCGCAGGTCACGAAGCTGCCGAGGCCCGGATGGAACGGCCCGACGTGATAGTCCTCGAGGTAGACCTCGATGAAGGTCTTCCAGTTGTAGTTGCACTCGTGCAGCTCGACGCGGTCGAGCGCGTAGCCCTCGAAGTCGAGGTCGGCCCGTGCCCCGAGCTTCGCGAGGTCGGCCGCCACGTCACGGGTGCCGGGGTTCGCGCTCTTCTCGAACAGGAGACCGTTCCACTCGGTCAGCGGGTAGTTGTGCAGATTGAGGCAGGGGTCCTGCTCGAAATGGGGCGCGCCGATCAGCGTGCCCGTGGCGCGCGGGTCCGCTGCCGCGTAGGTCCAGCGGTGCAGGGGGCAGATGATGTTGCCGCCGCTCGTCGGCTCGATTTCGCCGCGGCCCTGCAGGATCAGCGCCTGCCGGTGGCGGCACACGTTGGAGATCAGCTCCACGCCCTTGGGCGTGTGGACCAAGGCGCGGCCCTGGTGTTCCTGCGGCAGCGTGTGGAAGCTGCCGGGTTCGGGGACCGCCAGCCGGTGGCCCACGTAGCGCGGGCCGGCGGCGAAAAGTGTCTGCATTTCGCTGGCGTAGAGCGCCTCGTCGAAATATGCGGTAACCGGAAGTTGGCTCGAAGCCTGCTGCAGTTGAAGACTTAAATCAGACATGGGTGACCTGACCAAGCTCCCCACAGGGAGAAAGAAGAACGGATGGCCGTCTTGAATGCGTGCGACGACCGTGCGACGACGTGTGACGGCCCCAAAAGAAATGGGTCAGCATCTGCCGGCCCGGGGAACCGCGGATTGTACCCTTCGGGATGCGATCGGGGCCCCCACTCTAAAATGTGGGGTTTCACCCACCATCGCCGCATGCCCAAGGTGCCTTCCTCCTCCCAGCCGGCCGAGTCCGCCGTGCCCGATACCGGCGCGTTGCCGGCCACCTATGAAGCCGGCTTGCAGGAGCTCGAACAACTCGTGACCGAACTCGAATCCGGCCAGCTGCCGCTCGATCGGCTCCTGGGCAGCTACCAGCGGGGCGCGGCCCTGCTGGCGTTCTGCCGCGACAAGCTGCAGGCGGTCGAAGACCAGATCAAGCTGCTCGACGCCGGCAGCCTCAAGGCCTGGACCGGCGAATGACGACAGCCTGCGAAACCTCGC
This region includes:
- a CDS encoding ABC transporter ATP-binding protein, whose amino-acid sequence is MSSVLSAAALRFQWPGAKAPCIDIERLDIAAGEAVFLHGPSGCGKSTLLSLLAGVLVAQGGRTTLLGHDWASLSGAGRDRLRVAHVGYIFQQFNLLPYLSVLDNVLLPCRFSARRMARATRDDGSAQAQAEHLLEQMGLDSSLWWRQALQLSVGQQQRVAAARALIGHPELVIADEPTSALDEDRREAFLDVLLSACRENHSALVFVSHDQRIAERFARHILLPEINRAASGEPA
- a CDS encoding DUF2796 domain-containing protein → MKPMSQPLVSLLLTAVVIATPLAALAQAQHAHVHGQIKLDVVVEGPTVVIEMESPLDNFTGFERAPRTDAETKIAEAVVAQLRAADQIFRIDPVANCKLGPVTLRSPALGLGKAEGESSEGHADLDGTFAFNCTNAAAAKFIDIGLFSAFKGPRQIEAQIASPQGQFKRSLKRPGERLAWSK
- a CDS encoding sulfurtransferase; the protein is MYTTLISAEQLQALTTREARLMVFDCTFDLMKPEAGAQQYRAAHIPGAVYANLDTALSARHGVAGAHGVVVAKDEGPPASGGRHPLPSREKFAGWLSGVGLANDMQAVVYDRNGANYCGRLWWMLKWMGHEAVAVLDGGLSAWQAAGGAVTDREEPSHFQSNFVTGQPLMRLVDTKTVAARLAQSDQTLIDARAAQRYRGEVEPLDPIAGHIPGALNRPFSENLGPDGKFKPAAQLRAEFETLLAGRDPSTVVHQCGSGVSAVPNLLAMQVAGLGPSALYAGSWSEWSNTPGLPTRQGAEP
- a CDS encoding DMT family transporter — encoded protein: MQALWMVLGALIFATMGVCVKIASAWFSSAELVFYRGLIGIVFLWVLARQRGVTLATRYPGMHAWRSLIGVVSLGAWFYAIAHMPLATAVTLNYMSSVWIAAFLVGGALLAWVPVPGRDGRAPKPPLQGPLVLTVLAGFGGVVLMLKPSVEGSQGFAGMLGLLSGLTAAFAYMQVVALSRIGEPESRTVFYFAVGSAVAGGLGTLLGPSTPFGDWTLAHAFWLLPVGVLAALGQLCMTRAYATAKTESGTLVVANLQYSGIVFAAMYSVLLFGDRIDATGWLGMALIVASGIAATVLRQRSLPKAPAEEH
- a CDS encoding aromatic ring-hydroxylating oxygenase subunit alpha, with product MSDLSLQLQQASSQLPVTAYFDEALYASEMQTLFAAGPRYVGHRLAVPEPGSFHTLPQEHQGRALVHTPKGVELISNVCRHRQALILQGRGEIEPTSGGNIICPLHRWTYAAADPRATGTLIGAPHFEQDPCLNLHNYPLTEWNGLLFEKSANPGTRDVAADLAKLGARADLDFEGYALDRVELHECNYNWKTFIEVYLEDYHVGPFHPGLGSFVTCDDLRWEFGRHHSVQTVGVANRLGRAGSPVYQRWQEQLLKYREGKPPKYGAIWLTYYPNVMVEWYPHVLTVSTLHPIGPQKTLNMVEFFYPEEIVAFEREFVEAQQAAYMETCVEDDEIAERMDAGRRALMQRGDDESGPYQSPMEDGMQQFHEWYRREMKA
- the xseB gene encoding exodeoxyribonuclease VII small subunit, with amino-acid sequence MPKVPSSSQPAESAVPDTGALPATYEAGLQELEQLVTELESGQLPLDRLLGSYQRGAALLAFCRDKLQAVEDQIKLLDAGSLKAWTGE